The following coding sequences are from one Paraburkholderia caballeronis window:
- a CDS encoding SGNH/GDSL hydrolase family protein, with amino-acid sequence MTSRTLLCYGDSNTHGTKPLTQPGVLERFGPDDRWPGVLRQTLGDDWIVLDEGLPGRTTVHDDPIDGRHKNGLAYLRPCIESQLPLDLVVLMLGTNDLKARFSVTPADIAKSIDVLLETLLACRAGPGGSTPHVLLMAPAPIEEIGFLGEIFTGGAAKSRKLAPLYERIAVKYGSAFLDAGDFVTVSPTDGIHYEAEQHHRLGKAVADVIRQRFGA; translated from the coding sequence ATGACGTCACGCACCCTGCTCTGCTACGGCGATTCCAATACACACGGCACAAAACCACTCACACAACCCGGCGTCCTCGAACGGTTCGGCCCCGACGACCGCTGGCCCGGCGTGCTCCGCCAGACGCTCGGCGACGACTGGATCGTGCTCGACGAAGGACTCCCCGGCCGCACGACCGTACACGACGACCCGATCGACGGCCGCCACAAGAACGGCCTCGCCTATCTGCGTCCGTGCATCGAAAGCCAGTTGCCGCTCGACCTCGTCGTGCTGATGCTCGGCACGAACGACCTGAAGGCGCGTTTCTCGGTGACGCCGGCCGACATCGCAAAGTCCATCGACGTGCTGCTCGAAACGCTGCTCGCGTGCCGCGCCGGGCCCGGCGGCTCGACGCCGCACGTGCTGCTGATGGCGCCGGCGCCGATCGAGGAGATCGGATTCCTCGGCGAGATCTTCACCGGCGGCGCCGCGAAATCGCGCAAGCTCGCGCCGCTCTACGAACGGATCGCGGTCAAGTACGGCTCCGCGTTCCTCGATGCGGGCGACTTCGTCACCGTCAGCCCGACCGATGGCATCCATTACGAGGCAGAGCAGCATCACCGGCTCGGCAAGGCGGTAGCCGACGTGATTCGGCAGCGCTTCGGCGCATGA
- the cyoC gene encoding cytochrome o ubiquinol oxidase subunit III, giving the protein MLQKTNAAALAEHDHHDHPPSHSVFGFWLYLMTDCIIFATLFAVFAVMQHQFAGGPTGKDLFDIPGVAMETAVLLLSSITYGFAMIGAHKKRTGQVIGWLAITFVLGATFLYFELNEFSHLIADGAGPDRSAFLSSFFTLVGTHGLHVSLGMVWMIVLMVQVARAPELGERELRRLTCLSLFWHFLDIVWICVFSFVYLASVI; this is encoded by the coding sequence ATGTTGCAGAAAACTAATGCGGCTGCGCTGGCGGAGCACGATCATCACGATCACCCGCCGTCGCACTCGGTGTTCGGCTTCTGGCTGTACCTGATGACGGACTGCATCATCTTCGCGACGCTGTTCGCGGTGTTCGCGGTGATGCAGCACCAGTTCGCGGGCGGTCCGACCGGCAAGGATCTGTTCGACATTCCGGGCGTCGCGATGGAAACCGCGGTGCTGCTGCTGTCCAGCATCACGTACGGCTTCGCGATGATCGGCGCGCACAAGAAGCGCACGGGTCAGGTGATCGGCTGGCTCGCGATCACGTTCGTGCTCGGCGCGACGTTCCTGTACTTCGAACTGAACGAGTTCAGCCACCTGATCGCCGATGGCGCCGGTCCGGACCGCAGCGCGTTCCTGTCGTCGTTCTTCACGCTGGTCGGCACGCACGGCCTGCACGTGTCGCTCGGCATGGTGTGGATGATCGTGCTGATGGTGCAGGTCGCCAGGGCGCCGGAACTCGGCGAGCGCGAACTGCGCCGCCTGACGTGCCTGAGCCTTTTCTGGCACTTTCTGGACATCGTCTGGATCTGCGTGTTTTCCTTTGTCTATCTTGCGAGCGTGATCTGA
- a CDS encoding type 1 glutamine amidotransferase domain-containing protein produces the protein MKVLIVLTSHAELGNTGKKTGFWLEEFAAPYFALRDAGATLTLASPKGGQPPLDPKSDEPSAQTDATRRFAADADARAALANTVRLADVKADDFDAVFYPGGHGPLWDLAEDPASIALIERMIEAGKPVAAVCHAPGVLRHVKVADGRPLVDGKSVTGFANSEEAAVGLTDVVPFLVEDMLKTSGGRYTKAADWQSHAVVDGLLITGQNPASSEPVAEALLKQLRGRA, from the coding sequence ATGAAGGTATTGATCGTTTTGACCTCGCATGCGGAACTGGGCAACACCGGCAAGAAGACCGGCTTCTGGCTGGAGGAATTCGCCGCGCCGTATTTCGCGCTGCGCGATGCCGGCGCGACGTTGACGCTCGCGTCGCCGAAGGGCGGTCAGCCGCCGCTCGATCCGAAGAGCGACGAACCGTCCGCGCAGACCGATGCGACACGCCGTTTCGCGGCCGATGCGGACGCGCGCGCGGCGCTCGCGAACACCGTGCGTCTCGCGGACGTGAAGGCGGACGACTTCGACGCGGTGTTCTACCCGGGCGGCCATGGTCCGCTGTGGGATCTCGCGGAAGATCCGGCGTCGATCGCGCTGATCGAACGGATGATCGAAGCCGGCAAGCCGGTCGCGGCGGTGTGCCACGCGCCCGGCGTGCTGCGTCATGTGAAGGTCGCGGACGGCCGCCCGCTCGTGGACGGCAAGTCGGTAACCGGCTTCGCGAACAGCGAAGAGGCGGCCGTGGGGCTGACCGACGTCGTGCCGTTCCTCGTCGAGGACATGCTGAAGACGAGCGGCGGCCGTTATACGAAGGCCGCGGACTGGCAATCGCACGCGGTGGTCGACGGGCTGCTGATCACCGGACAGAATCCTGCGTCGTCCGAGCCGGTGGCCGAGGCGCTGCTGAAGCAACTGCGCGGTCGCGCGTGA
- the cyoD gene encoding cytochrome o ubiquinol oxidase subunit IV encodes MAQTHSIHEEESHGSIGSYLTGFVLAVVLTAASFWVVLHGGFSRETALIGLAVLAVVQILVHLVYFLHLNTSSGQRWNVMAFAFTVLTLAIVVIGTLWVMHNVTMNMMSR; translated from the coding sequence ATGGCTCAAACGCATTCCATTCACGAAGAAGAATCGCACGGCAGCATCGGCAGCTATCTGACCGGTTTCGTGCTGGCGGTGGTGTTGACGGCCGCGTCGTTCTGGGTCGTGCTGCATGGCGGCTTCTCGCGCGAAACCGCGCTGATCGGTCTTGCGGTGCTGGCCGTCGTGCAGATTCTCGTGCACCTGGTGTACTTCCTGCATCTGAATACGTCGTCGGGACAGCGCTGGAACGTCATGGCATTCGCATTCACCGTGTTGACGCTCGCGATCGTGGTCATCGGCACGTTGTGGGTCATGCATAACGTCACGATGAACATGATGTCGCGGTAA
- a CDS encoding TetR/AcrR family transcriptional regulator, translated as MNAAPAAEVRQHILDTAMPIMLGKGFSAVGLNEILSAAGIPKGSFYHYFGSKEAFGEALLESYFADYVARLDDLLTREPGTAAERLMRYWDDWRTAQSADDPHGKCLAVKLGAEVCDLSEPMRAVLQRGTERIVERLAACIEQGIGDGSLKGVGEPAGTAATLYELWLGATLLDKIRRDRRPFDAAMVTTKHLLNLPPGA; from the coding sequence ATGAATGCTGCGCCCGCCGCCGAAGTCCGGCAACACATCCTCGACACCGCCATGCCCATCATGCTGGGCAAGGGCTTTTCCGCGGTCGGACTGAACGAGATCCTGTCCGCCGCAGGTATCCCGAAGGGGTCGTTCTATCATTACTTCGGCTCGAAAGAGGCGTTCGGCGAGGCGCTGCTGGAATCGTACTTCGCGGACTACGTCGCGCGGCTCGACGATCTGCTCACGCGCGAACCGGGCACTGCGGCCGAACGCCTGATGCGCTACTGGGACGACTGGCGCACGGCGCAGAGCGCGGACGATCCGCACGGCAAGTGCCTCGCGGTGAAACTCGGGGCCGAGGTGTGCGATCTGTCGGAGCCGATGCGCGCGGTGTTGCAGCGGGGAACCGAACGCATCGTCGAGCGGCTGGCCGCGTGCATCGAGCAGGGGATCGGCGATGGCTCGCTGAAAGGCGTGGGCGAACCGGCCGGCACGGCCGCGACGCTGTATGAACTGTGGCTCGGCGCGACGCTGCTCGACAAGATCCGGCGCGATCGCCGGCCGTTCGACGCGGCGATGGTCACTACGAAGCACCTGCTGAATTTGCCGCCGGGCGCTTGA